The Hymenobacter oligotrophus genome has a window encoding:
- a CDS encoding GumC domain-containing protein — translation MSARTYSLLGLWPIIHRWKRLVLAAVGFAALVSLVVALLLPNIYKSTAIFYPTNAVYPTNTETSDLDRFITEQGNKREISNRPEDLDRLITIGNSQPVAEQIILKYNLHERYDVGTPGNELDDQDALEEFTENLDIVHNERDAIELTFLDEDKKLAARIANDLMGMIDSINQQLTLENRRRVLDLYRTRYTYLNKEYTRTKGALLTARKRFGIYGMDRESRFLAQEIIETQADMYRAESAGDAGRAAALRRSLRALTQADGGSVINLENYVQGADSISTLEARFEDLQLRLVQAQAAFENAELALKGRVSSLYVVQKAIPAARKSQPVRWLIVASSVLITFVLSVIVVTLIELYRRNLGANRRTYTEDPVLTNTL, via the coding sequence ATGTCCGCACGCACTTATTCGTTACTCGGCCTCTGGCCAATCATTCATCGTTGGAAGCGCTTGGTACTTGCGGCTGTGGGCTTTGCGGCCCTGGTAAGCCTGGTGGTAGCGCTGCTGTTGCCCAATATTTATAAGTCGACGGCCATCTTCTACCCCACCAACGCCGTTTACCCCACCAACACCGAAACCTCCGACCTCGACCGCTTTATCACGGAGCAGGGCAACAAGCGCGAAATCAGCAACCGCCCCGAGGACCTCGACCGCCTTATCACCATCGGCAACTCGCAGCCGGTAGCCGAGCAGATTATCCTGAAGTACAACCTGCACGAGCGCTACGACGTGGGCACGCCGGGCAACGAGCTCGACGACCAGGATGCGCTGGAAGAGTTTACTGAAAACCTCGACATCGTGCACAACGAGCGCGACGCTATTGAGCTGACTTTCCTTGATGAGGACAAGAAGCTGGCCGCGCGCATTGCCAACGACCTGATGGGCATGATCGACTCGATCAACCAGCAGCTGACGCTTGAAAACCGCCGCCGCGTGCTCGATTTGTACCGCACGCGCTACACCTACCTCAACAAAGAGTACACCCGTACCAAGGGCGCTCTGCTCACGGCCCGCAAACGCTTCGGCATTTACGGCATGGACCGCGAGTCGCGTTTTCTGGCGCAGGAAATTATCGAGACGCAGGCCGATATGTACCGCGCCGAAAGCGCCGGCGACGCCGGTCGCGCCGCGGCCCTGCGCCGCTCGCTGCGCGCCCTTACCCAAGCCGACGGCGGCAGTGTGATTAACCTAGAGAACTACGTGCAAGGTGCCGACTCCATCAGCACTTTGGAGGCCCGCTTCGAGGACTTGCAGCTGCGCTTGGTGCAGGCGCAAGCCGCTTTCGAAAACGCCGAACTGGCCCTAAAAGGCCGCGTGTCGTCGTTGTACGTGGTGCAAAAAGCCATTCCGGCGGCGCGTAAGTCGCAGCCGGTGCGCTGGCTGATTGTGGCCTCGTCGGTGCTGATTACGTTCGTGCTGTCGGTAATCGTTGTTACCCTGATCGAGCTGTACCGCCGCAACCTAGGTGCCAACCGCCGCACCTACACCGAGGACCCCGTTCTCACCAACACGCTATGA
- a CDS encoding O-antigen ligase family protein, with translation MMQLLARLRPRDTAERVFVAFVLLLVLGGAVGLGFKSPLGLAPALLAVGVGVLLVDWRWIYYTLLCTLAFSREIPLPGGLSLDVPSEPMMLVLLGCLGVAVLTGRSGLTARQLTHPIVIILVLMLLWSAVSMLFSVDTTKSVKYLLAKTWYIGPFLLITLMLVRTPTDVWRIAACHTASACLTVLYAAPRHATKGFSFADINWALQPFYINHVIYATVLAMMLPYAWYAARSTQGVWRWLWRVAVGVMVFGLLTSYTRASIMSIPIAALYYLVLRWRYTRVALVAALLSVSAGVLYFVQQNNFMLYAPDYEKTIFNGDDFGKHIAATYNLQDLSGMERVYRWVAAARMVSEKPLTGSGPATFYPEYKRYTLKSFRTFVSDNPERSTTHNYFLLQLAEQGVPGCLLFITLLSATLLLVEHLYHRAAARPEVRQVILAASLSLIVIIFHLTLNELIEVDKIGSFFFIGLAVLMKCQEWLNNGTGSSPEHLA, from the coding sequence ATGATGCAGCTGCTGGCGCGGTTGCGCCCGCGCGATACCGCTGAACGCGTTTTTGTGGCCTTTGTGCTGCTGCTAGTGCTGGGCGGTGCCGTTGGGTTGGGCTTTAAGTCGCCCCTAGGTTTGGCGCCGGCGCTGCTGGCCGTGGGCGTGGGGGTGCTGCTCGTCGATTGGCGCTGGATTTACTACACGCTGCTGTGCACGCTGGCTTTCTCGCGCGAGATTCCGCTGCCCGGCGGCCTCAGCCTCGACGTGCCCTCCGAGCCCATGATGTTGGTGCTGCTTGGGTGCCTGGGCGTGGCGGTGCTCACGGGGCGCAGCGGCCTCACGGCTCGGCAGCTTACGCATCCCATCGTCATCATCCTGGTGCTGATGCTGTTGTGGTCGGCGGTGTCGATGCTGTTTTCGGTTGATACCACCAAATCGGTTAAGTACCTGCTGGCCAAAACCTGGTACATCGGGCCGTTTCTGCTGATTACGCTGATGCTGGTGCGCACGCCCACCGATGTGTGGCGCATTGCGGCTTGCCACACGGCCTCGGCGTGCCTTACGGTGCTGTACGCGGCCCCCAGGCACGCCACCAAGGGCTTCAGCTTCGCCGACATCAACTGGGCCCTGCAGCCCTTTTACATCAACCACGTTATTTACGCCACGGTACTGGCCATGATGCTGCCCTACGCGTGGTACGCGGCGCGCAGCACCCAGGGCGTTTGGCGCTGGCTGTGGCGTGTGGCGGTGGGCGTAATGGTGTTCGGGCTGCTTACCTCCTACACGCGCGCCTCCATCATGTCCATCCCGATTGCGGCGCTGTACTACCTGGTGCTGCGCTGGCGCTACACGCGCGTGGCACTGGTGGCGGCGCTGCTGAGCGTGTCGGCGGGGGTGCTGTATTTCGTGCAGCAAAACAACTTTATGCTGTACGCGCCCGACTACGAGAAAACCATTTTCAACGGCGACGACTTCGGCAAGCACATTGCCGCTACCTACAACCTGCAGGACCTCTCGGGCATGGAGCGCGTGTACCGCTGGGTGGCCGCCGCCCGCATGGTGAGCGAAAAGCCCCTGACCGGCAGCGGGCCGGCCACATTCTACCCGGAGTACAAGCGCTACACGCTCAAGAGCTTCCGCACGTTCGTGTCGGACAACCCCGAGCGCTCGACCACCCACAACTACTTCTTGCTGCAACTAGCCGAGCAGGGCGTGCCCGGCTGTTTGCTGTTCATTACGCTGCTGTCGGCCACGCTGCTGTTGGTCGAGCACTTATACCACCGCGCCGCCGCCCGGCCCGAGGTGCGGCAGGTAATACTGGCGGCGTCGCTATCGTTGATCGTTATTATTTTCCACCTCACGCTCAACGAGTTGATTGAAGTGGATAAGATCGGTTCGTTTTTCTTTATCGGCTTGGCCGTGCTGATGAAGTGCCAGGAATGGCTGAACAACGGCACGGGTAGCAGCCCCGAGCACCTTGCCTAG
- a CDS encoding PP2C family protein-serine/threonine phosphatase, with amino-acid sequence MPDTLRPLTKEEHLLLKLKERELAALLEITQAINGEPNDENLYKIFQFTLLGQLGVRQLAVYVAEDKQWRCAVAFGPGMPDFRGITLPEQLQRFPPEHPVDVADLELGRPWDFFATVMPVRQSEQLLGLVFIGPLHQNYTSSLEARREAVTFIDSLSQILLGAVSSRRLVRQQVQAAAVRKEIEIAQEVQAMLFPSKLPNDQHVAVHATYVPHTAVGGDFYDVVPIDKNRFLFCAADVSGKGVGASLLMSNFQAGLRTLLRQQADLATVVSELNNLIFRNSGGDRFITAFFGEYDRTTRELRYVNAGHNDPMLLPDLGCGPVQLLKDGTIMLGVMDELPMLKVGSVQVAAHSMLLCYTDGLTEVFDAHHEEFGEAGVLETLQTNRYLPLPKLHDELLRRIEAFNANGNHFADDITILSCRFR; translated from the coding sequence ATGCCCGACACCCTGCGTCCGCTTACCAAGGAAGAGCACTTGCTGCTCAAGCTCAAGGAGCGGGAGTTGGCTGCGCTGCTGGAAATAACCCAGGCCATCAACGGCGAGCCAAACGACGAAAACCTCTATAAAATCTTTCAGTTTACGCTGCTGGGCCAACTGGGCGTGCGGCAGCTGGCCGTGTACGTGGCCGAGGATAAACAGTGGCGCTGCGCCGTGGCGTTTGGGCCGGGCATGCCCGATTTTCGGGGCATTACGCTGCCCGAGCAGCTGCAGCGCTTTCCGCCGGAGCACCCCGTCGACGTAGCCGACCTGGAGCTTGGCCGCCCCTGGGACTTTTTTGCCACCGTTATGCCCGTGCGGCAAAGCGAGCAACTGCTGGGCCTCGTGTTCATCGGGCCGCTGCACCAAAACTACACCAGCTCGCTGGAGGCCCGCCGCGAGGCCGTTACGTTTATCGACTCGCTAAGCCAAATTTTGCTCGGGGCGGTGTCGTCGCGGCGGTTGGTGCGCCAGCAGGTGCAGGCCGCGGCCGTGCGCAAGGAAATTGAGATTGCGCAGGAGGTACAGGCCATGCTCTTTCCGAGCAAGCTGCCCAACGATCAGCACGTAGCGGTGCACGCCACGTACGTGCCCCACACGGCCGTGGGCGGCGACTTCTACGACGTGGTGCCCATCGACAAAAACCGCTTCCTGTTTTGTGCGGCCGACGTGTCGGGCAAGGGGGTGGGGGCCTCGCTGCTGATGTCGAACTTTCAGGCCGGCCTGCGTACGCTGCTGCGCCAGCAAGCCGATTTGGCCACCGTGGTAAGCGAGCTGAACAACCTGATTTTCCGCAACTCCGGCGGCGACCGGTTTATCACGGCTTTCTTTGGCGAGTACGACCGCACCACGCGCGAGCTGCGCTACGTAAACGCCGGCCACAACGACCCCATGCTGCTGCCCGACCTAGGCTGCGGCCCCGTGCAACTGCTCAAAGACGGCACCATTATGCTGGGCGTGATGGACGAGCTGCCCATGCTGAAAGTAGGCAGTGTGCAGGTGGCGGCCCACAGCATGCTGCTCTGCTACACCGATGGCCTTACCGAGGTATTCGACGCGCACCACGAGGAGTTTGGCGAAGCCGGCGTGCTCGAAACGCTGCAAACCAACCGCTACTTGCCGCTGCCCAAACTGCACGACGAGCTGCTGCGCCGCATCGAGGCCTTCAACGCCAACGGCAACCACTTCGCCGACGACATCACCATCCTGAGCTGCCGCTTCCGCTAG